In Arachis hypogaea cultivar Tifrunner chromosome 17, arahy.Tifrunner.gnm2.J5K5, whole genome shotgun sequence, a single window of DNA contains:
- the LOC112764017 gene encoding aspartic proteinase CDR1-like → MGSLTKSHLCFLVTFLFAIHVLHYISPLEANNNGGFSARLIRKNLPSRRSIFQPNIYNGGESPVNAYLGQYLMEVSIGTPPVTIQGIADTGSDLVWTQCVPCDNCYKQQKPLFNSQKSSTYSNIACTSQLCHKLDTGVCSPQKQCNYSYGYGDSSLTKGVLAQETLTLEQNRKVSGFIFGCGHNDKGGFNDHEMGIIGLGRGEVSLISQIGFNFGGKLFSMCLVPFGTDPSISSEIRFGSGSEVIGHGVDSTPLVFKEGDKTTYSVTLNGISVGHKFLPFSSSSQTVTKGNMFLDSGTPPTVLPQDLYDRLVAEVRNQVKMEPIKDDPQLGNQLCYKTKTNLRGPILTAHFFGHVNLQLSPIQTFIPPKDGVFCLAFTNTSSAVGIYGNFAQSNFWIGYDLEHQFVSFKATDCTKH, encoded by the exons ATGGGTTCTCTCACAAAATCTCATCTATGTTTTCTAGTTACCTTTCTTTTCGCCATTCATGTTTTACATTATATCTCACCTCTTGAAGCCAATAATAATGGCGGGTTCAGTGCTAGACTGATCCGGAAAAACCTTCCCTCTAGACGCAGCATCTTTCAGCCAAATATATATAACGGTGGAGAGTCCCCAGTGAATGCCTATCTTGGTCAATATCTCATGGAGGTTTCCATTGGAACTCCACCGGTAACCATTCAAGGTATCGCTGACACGGGTAGTGATCTCGTGTGGACGCAATGTGTACCATGCGATAATTGCTACAAGCAACAAAAACCCTTGTTTAATTCTCAAAAATCCTCCACTTATTCCAACATCGCATGCACCTCACAATTGTGTCATAAGTTGGACACAGGCGTGTGTTCTCCTCAGAAGCAATGCAACTACAGCTATGGCTATGGAGATTCTTCCTTAACAAAAGGTGTTCTTGCACAAGAAACACTTACCTTGGAGCAAAACCGTAAAGTTAGTGGCTTTATTTTCGGCTGTGGACATAATGACAAGGGTGGTTTCAATGATCATGAAATGG gTATAATCGGTCTCGGAAGAGGGGAAGTGTCTCTAATCTCTCAAATAGGTTTTAACTTTGGAGGCAAGTTGTTCTCGATGTGTTTGGTTCCATTTGGCACTGACCCAAGCATTTCAAGCGAAATTCGTTTTGGAAGTGGGAGTGAAGTAATAGGGCATGGTGTGGATTCTACACCTTTGGTTTTCAAGGAAGGTGATAAGACAACATATTCTGTTACCTTAAATGGTATTAGTGTGGGACATAAATTTTTACCCTTTAGTAGTTCTTCACAAACTGTAACCAAAGGTAACATGTTCCTAGATTCGGGGACACCACCAACTGTTCTACCACAAGATTTGTATGATCGATTGGTGGCTGAAGTGAGAAATCAGGTTAAGATGGAGCCCATTAAAGATGACCCACAACTGGGTAACCAGCTTTGCTATAAAACAAAGACTAATCTTCGTGGGCCTATATTGACAGCCCATTTTTTCGGTCATGTAAATCTACAGTTAAGTCCAATCCAAACCTTCATACCACCGAAAGATGGTGTTTTCTGCTTGGCATTTACCAACACTAGTAGCGCTGTCGGGATTTATGGCAACTTTGCTCAATCAAATTTTTGGATTGGGTATGATCTAGAACACCAGTTTGTCTCTTTCAAGGCAACTGATTGTACGAAACACTAG
- the LOC112764226 gene encoding uncharacterized protein, translating to MSNRYDHGTQDINTNNNKPSVRNHNKFFPKTPNSNPNSDPNPNPTLSSSLRGRGATQHIPNPTDPAAGNFVRYLPQDEAVAAGLGADDGGLDPVESQRVVDLLNRELSRLLKLKPREFWKQVASDTSLHEFLDSFLQFKSRWYDFPHRGAKGIVAGVIVGELDLCRRVFMVLYRISSNKDPGARAADALTLRDHQVLLQEKKLLELPKLFDICAIYGHENEEITRLLVRNALNAQPWIHNDLTTVISHFLGIVSTMHERCSSSLEVLFSSGNPDHHNATFLQADLLEVMDFLNDAIVSMDAFVCSYKPAVIFFSCPIETSYGNEELLSFLARLHDSLIPSLQKGFHIIFADRQDETVANIVVSLKMLRMRLLKFGWQLLSSCYLSEEVFGDSNPLPAATKMFPANVEDPLIRADILVQTFREINSVSLQLQESHQKQTFLQDLERSFNILSRMERLKDNGWILIDDEQLQYLSGIFGSPKDILKEPDSTRTPVPNQTLQMDEDAAIVESKISQIRDLFPDYGKGFLTACLEVYDQNPEEVIQRILEGTLHEDLKHLDPTLETLPTGKPTTVGGKDKGKGKLVDSSSTEVVSVKQQTGGQLMSSSAPVGKFVRKSKDDEPGIGILDKKDDENTSKTAAMVLQYEYDDEYDDSFDDLGLSVADSGVEENETLADQVSAKSGKSWTTEMGNSAQNAPHSKWGSRKKPQYYVKDGKNYSYKVAGAVAVANSDEASLVNQAQTELIHGLGRGGNFPLGAVKKLTEAYKEDDDQSRVSETEGRGMLGKPGSRERKGGGKRNEVPPQQQQQQQDKQSDVPEAEGQGQRGRGRGRGRGGGGGGRSNHYRKDRAMKKHFSGVGGF from the exons ATGTCAAATCGATACGATCATGGCACGCAAGACATTAATACCAACAATAACAAACCTTCCGTCAGGAATCACAATAAATTCTTCCCCAAAActcccaattccaatccaaactCAGACCCAAACCCAAACCCTACCCTCTCATCCTCACTCAGAGGCAGAGGAGCCACACAACATATCCCAAACCCTACTGACCCTGCCGCTGGCAATTTCGTCCGCTACCTCCCTCAAGACGAGGCCGTCGCAGCTGGCCTTGGCGCCGACGATGGTGGATTGGACCCCGTAGAGTCCCAGAGAGTCGTTGATCTTCTCAATCGAGAGTTGTCTCGCTTACTCAAGTTGAAACCCAGGGAGTTCTGGAAGCAAG TGGCTAGTGATACTTCTTTGCATGAGTTTCTTGATAGCTTTCTGCAATTTAAGAGCAGATGGTATGATTTCCCTCATCGCGGGGCCAAAGGTATCGTCGCCGGAGTTATTGTTGGAGAGCTTGATTTGTGTCGACGGGTTTTCATGGTATTGTATCGAAT TTCTTCTAATAAGGATCCTGGTGCTCGAGCTGCTGATGCCCTCACTTTGAGAGATCATCAAG TTCTTTTGCAGGAGAAGAAGTTGCTTGAATTGCCAAAGTTGTTTGATATATGTGCCATATATGGTCATGAAAATGAAGAAATAACAAGATTGCTG GTCAGAAATGCTTTGAATGCTCAGCCTTGGATCCATAATGATCTGACCACAGTAATATCCCATTTTCTAGGGATTGTTAGCACAATGCATGAGCGTTGCAGCTCCTCATTGGAG GTGTTATTTTCTTCTGGAAATCCTGATCACCATAATGCTACTTTTCTTCAAGCTGATCTTTTGGAG GTGATGGATTTTTTGAATGATGCTATTGTATCGATGGATGCTTTTGTTTGTTCATACAAACCAGCAGTTATATTCTTCTCTTGCCCTATTGAAACAAG CTATGGAAATGAGGAACTGCTGAGCTTCCTTGCCAGATTGCATGATTCACTGATTCCATCCTTGCAAAAGGGATTCCATATCATTTTTGCTGATAGACAAGATGAAACAGTAGCTAATATAGTAGTAAGTTTGAAGATGTTAAGAATGAGATTATTGAAGTTTGGGTGGCAATTGTTGAGCTCTTGTTATCTAAGTGAAGAAGTGTTTGGAGATAGCAATCCTCTCCCAGCTGCCACAAAGATGTTTCCTGCCAATGTGGAGGACCCACTCATTAGAGCAGATATTCTGGTTCAAACATTTAGAGAAATCAATTCGGTATCATTACAGCTTCAGGAAAGCCATCAGAAGCAAACATTTCTTCAAGATCTTGAGAGGAGTTTCAATATATTAAGCAGAATGGAGAGATTAAAGGATAATG GATGGATACTCATCGATGACGAACAGCTTCAATATTTATCTGGGATTTTTGGTTCTCCAAAAGATATACTTAAGGAGCCAGATTCTACAAGAACCCCAGTGCCAAATCAAACATTGCAGATGGATGAAGATGCTGCAATTGTGGAGTCAAAAATAAGTCAAATTAGGGACCTCTTTCCTGATTATGGTAAAGGGTTTTTGACTGCATGTCTTGAGGTGTATGACCAGAATCCAGAAGAGGTTATTCAAAGAATTTTAGAAGGAACCCTTCATGAAGATCTGAAACACTTGGACCCAACACTAGAGACGTTGCCAACAGGCAAGCCCACCACTGTGGGTGggaaagataaaggaaaaggtAAACTAGTTGATTCTTCATCTACAGAAGTTGTCAGTGTCAAGCAACAGACAGGGGGGCAATTGATGTCATCCTCAGCTCCTGTAGGAAAATTTGTGAGGAAATCGAAGGATGATGAACCTGGTATTGGTATTCTGGATAAAAAGGATGACGAAAATACATCAAAAACTGCTGCTATGGTTTTGCAATATGAATATGACGATGAATATGATGACTCTTTTGATGACTTGGGTCTAAGTGTAGCGGACTCTGGAGTAGAGGAAAATGAGACACTGGCTGATCAAGTCAGTGCAAAATCGGGTAAATCATGGACAACAGAGATGGGAAACTCAGCCCAAAATGCGCCTCATTCAAAATGGGGCTCCAGGAAAAAACCACAGTACTATGTCAAGGATGGTAAGAATTATAGCTATAAAGTGGCAGGTGCAGTGGCGGTGGCAAATTCTGATGAAGCTTCACTAGTCAACCAAGCTCAGACAGAACTAATACATGGTCTTGGACGTGGTGGAAACTTTCCTCTTGGCGCAGTAAAGAAGCTGACAGAAGCCTATAAGGAGGATGATGATCAGTCTCGTGTTTCTGAAACAGAGGGAAGAGGGATGTTGGGCAAACCTGGAAGCAGAGAAAGGAAGGGAGGGGGAAAACGAAATGAGGTTCCGCCACAGCAGCAACAGCAACAGCAGGATAAACAATCTGATGTCCCGGAGGCTGAAGGGCAAGGACAAAGAGGGAGAGGTAGAGGCAGAGGgaggggaggaggaggaggaggaagaagcaaTCATTACAGGAAGGATCGAGCCATGAAGAAGCATTTCTCTGGAGTAGGTGGTTTTTAG
- the LOC112765098 gene encoding adenine phosphoribosyltransferase 1: MQSGVGVCCSSSSNWLFGLAAAAAPLLPSSLTTISFPISKSSSSSLITLSTPLLISSPLRSIASASGSSQLNEMASDDAQDPRLQRISSAIRVIPDFPKPGIMFQDITTLLLDTKAFKDTIDLFVERYRDQNISVVAGVEARGFIFGPPIALAIGAKFVPMRKPNKLPGEVISEEYSLEYGTDKMEMHVGAVQRGDRALVIDDLIATGGTLCAAIKLLERVQAQVVECACVIELPELKGRDKLTGKPLFVLVKGA, translated from the exons ATGCAATCAGGTGTGGGTGTGTGTTGCTCCTCTTCCTCCAATTGGTTGTTTGGGCTTGCAGCCGCAGCCGCCcctcttcttccctcttctcttaCTACAATTTCGTTCCCAATTTCaaagtcttcttcttcttcactcatcACACTCTCCACTCCCTTACTAATTTCATCTCCTCTACGCTCCATTG CGAGTGCGAGTGGTTCGTCTCAGCTTAACGAAATGGCTTCCGATGATGCTCAAGATCCACGCTTACAGAGAATCTCCTCTGCGATCCGTGTCATCCCTGACTTCCCTAAGCCTG GAATTATGTTTCAGGACATAACCACGCTGCTGCTTGATACTAAGGCTTTTAAAGATACCATTGACTTGTTCGTTGAGAGGTACAGAGATCAAAACATTTCTGTTGTTGCAG GTGTTGAAGCAAGAGGATTTATATTTGGCCCACCTATTGCATTGGCTATTGGTGCAAAATTTGTCCCCATGAGGAAACCCAACAAGTTGCCAG GGGAGGTAATTTCAGAAGAGTATTCTCTTGAGTATGGAACTGACAAAATGGAGATGCATGTAGGAGCTGTACAACGTGGAGATCGAGCCTTAGTCATAGATGATCTTATTGCTACTGGGGGCACCTTATGTGCTGCAATTAAGCTACTAG AACGTGTTCAGGCACAAGTTGTTGAGTGTGCTTGTGTGATTGAATTGCCGGAATTAAAG GGGCGAGATAAGCTTACCGGCAAGCCACTATTTGTCCTAGTTAAAGGAGCCTGA